A stretch of Episyrphus balteatus chromosome 2, idEpiBalt1.1, whole genome shotgun sequence DNA encodes these proteins:
- the LOC129912512 gene encoding larval cuticle protein 65Ag1, producing MLTVFVGADDISEVETESSLNPSNYAFSFETENGQVRDESIEVDPDSNPKSVQPEADLNVKGSYSFISADGYEYTTYYKAGKNGYQPYVTAHKLKTEKN from the exons ATGTTGACAGTTTTTGTTGGAGCTGATGATATCTCTGAA GTGGAAACAGAGTCATCGTTAAACCCAAGCAACTACGCCTTTTC aTTTGAAACTGAAAACGGACAGGTGCGAGATGAAAGTATAGAAGTAGATCCTGACTCAAATCCAAAATCAGTACAACCGGAAGCTGATTTGAATGTTAAAGGAAGTTATAGTTTCATTTCCGCAGATGGCTACGAGTACACTACTTATTATAAAGCCGGCAAGAATGGTTACCAGCCATATGTGACAGCTCATAAACTAAAGACGGAAAAGAATTAA
- the LOC129908792 gene encoding uncharacterized protein LOC129908792 — MSYFTYPGNFPIVYFTDFKYIPTDYGYKLSYRTQAGYTHEELGIVPGVPPLRNNNNDDNFNPDSLGTGQDTLGSSRAGRQKSKRLPSKSRKVSPKLLASLSG; from the exons ATGTCCTATTTTACTTACCCGGGCAACTTTCCGATAGTTTATTTCACAGACTTCAAATACATTCCAACGGATTACGGATATAAACTTTC TTATAGAACACAAGCTGGCTATACACATGAAGAGCTTGGAATTGTCCCTGGAGTACCACCATTGAGAAATAATAATAACGATGATAATTTTAATCCGGATAGTCTTGGAACTGGACAAGATACTCTTGGATCTTCGAGAGCCGGACGGCAGAAATCAAAGAGGCTACCATCTAAAAGTCGTAAAGTGTCACCAAAGCTCTTAGCGAGTTTATCAGGCTGA
- the LOC129912618 gene encoding larval cuticle protein 65Ag1-like codes for MKFAIVFVALFGLALAAPPQSPSQDAVVTRQDAEVGPESYQYNVETSDGKSASEEGHIENLGKEDEAISVKGQFSYIGDDGVTYQVTYIADKNGFQPQGAHLPVEPKV; via the exons ATGAAATTCGCCATTGTTTTCGTTGCCCTTTTCGGTTTGGCTTTGGCCGCTCCACCACAATCACCATCCCAGGATGCTGTTGTCACCCGTCAGGATGCTGAAGTAGGACCCGAAAGCTACCAATACAA TGTTGAAACCAGCGATGGTAAGTCTGCCAGCGAAGAAGGTCATATTGAGAACCTTGGAAAGGAAGATGAAGCTATCTCAGTTAAGGGTCAATTCAGCTACATCGGTGATGATGGTGTCACCTACCAAGTCACCTACATTGCCGACAAGAACGGTTTCCAACCCCAAGGTGCTCATTTGCCAGTTGAACCAAAAGTTTAA